The following are encoded together in the Tepidiforma bonchosmolovskayae genome:
- a CDS encoding cation:proton antiporter, whose product MDDFSLITSIAIALGLAAVGGFAARLLRLSPIVGYLAAGLVISPATPGYSADSAAIQQLANIGVIFLMFGVGLHFNLSDLLSVRTIAIPGAIIQVFAATAVGTGIGLAFGLPWREALVLGLAISIASTVILIRTLEDRGLMGTIHARVVIGWLIAQDIITVIILAVLPTLQPGENGAFWQDLALALGRAALFVVIMLVVGARLLPLLLSVVARTGSRELFVLAFVAAALGIAASAAAFGLSIALGAFIAGVAVSETETSHQVAADVVPLRDAFAVLFFVSVGILLDPDVVRANKPLFLAILLSVLFVNAAIAFVTAAIFPFSGRTALVVGAGLAQLGEFTFIVGSEGMREGLMTEETYAIILAVAAISIVVNPLAFRTLDPIEAVLRRLGPIWRFVDRQGEIPEPRLPRSGHVVIVGYGRVGELTGHALSQLGIPFAVVEINLERARTLNAAGIPTIWGDAGTREVLERTGIEHARAVVITVPEESSAFVATAAARALNPAVPILVRARTGGEIRPLCELGANEVIVPEYEGGLEIMRQTLVYLGFDAQEALHLSNAVRDIHYQAEAFDHPI is encoded by the coding sequence GTGGACGACTTTTCGCTCATCACGTCCATCGCCATCGCCCTCGGCCTGGCCGCCGTGGGCGGCTTCGCCGCGCGCCTCCTCCGCCTCTCCCCCATCGTCGGCTACCTCGCGGCCGGCCTCGTCATCTCCCCCGCCACACCCGGCTACAGCGCCGATTCCGCCGCCATCCAGCAGCTCGCCAACATCGGCGTCATCTTCCTCATGTTCGGCGTCGGCCTCCACTTCAACCTCAGCGACCTCCTCTCGGTCCGCACCATCGCAATCCCCGGCGCAATCATCCAGGTCTTCGCCGCCACCGCCGTCGGAACCGGGATCGGCCTCGCCTTCGGCCTCCCCTGGCGCGAAGCCCTCGTCCTCGGCCTCGCCATCAGCATCGCCTCCACCGTCATCCTCATCCGCACCCTCGAAGACCGGGGCCTCATGGGCACCATCCATGCCCGCGTCGTCATCGGCTGGCTCATCGCCCAGGACATCATCACCGTCATCATCCTCGCGGTCCTTCCCACCCTCCAGCCCGGGGAGAACGGCGCCTTCTGGCAGGACCTCGCCCTCGCGCTCGGCCGTGCCGCGCTCTTCGTCGTCATCATGCTCGTGGTCGGCGCTCGCCTCCTGCCGCTGCTCCTCTCTGTCGTCGCGCGCACCGGCTCCCGCGAACTGTTCGTCCTCGCCTTCGTCGCCGCTGCCCTCGGCATCGCCGCCAGCGCCGCCGCCTTTGGCCTTTCGATCGCCCTGGGCGCCTTCATCGCCGGCGTCGCCGTCTCCGAAACCGAAACCTCCCACCAGGTCGCTGCCGACGTCGTCCCCCTCCGCGATGCCTTCGCCGTCCTCTTCTTCGTCTCCGTCGGCATCCTCCTCGACCCCGATGTCGTCCGCGCCAATAAACCCCTCTTCCTCGCCATCCTCCTCTCCGTCCTCTTCGTCAACGCCGCTATCGCCTTCGTCACCGCTGCCATCTTCCCCTTCTCCGGCCGGACCGCGCTGGTCGTCGGCGCCGGCCTCGCCCAGCTCGGCGAGTTCACCTTTATCGTCGGGTCCGAAGGCATGCGCGAGGGCCTCATGACCGAGGAGACCTACGCCATCATCCTCGCCGTCGCAGCCATCTCCATCGTCGTCAACCCGCTCGCCTTCCGCACCCTCGACCCCATCGAAGCCGTCCTCCGCCGCCTCGGCCCCATCTGGCGCTTCGTCGACCGCCAGGGCGAAATCCCCGAGCCCCGGCTCCCGCGCTCCGGCCACGTCGTCATCGTCGGCTATGGCCGCGTCGGCGAACTCACCGGCCACGCCCTCAGCCAGCTCGGCATCCCCTTCGCCGTCGTCGAAATCAACCTGGAGCGTGCCCGAACCCTCAACGCCGCCGGCATCCCCACCATCTGGGGCGATGCCGGCACCCGCGAAGTCCTCGAACGGACCGGCATCGAACACGCCCGCGCCGTCGTCATCACCGTCCCTGAAGAAAGCTCAGCCTTCGTCGCGACCGCCGCAGCCCGCGCCCTCAACCCCGCCGTCCCGATCCTCGTCCGCGCCCGCACGGGCGGCGAAATCCGCCCACTCTGCGAACTCGGCGCCAACGAGGTCATCGTCCCCGAGTACGAAGGCGGCCTCGAAATCATGCGCCAGACCCTCGTCTACCTCGGCTTCGATGCGCAGGAAGCGCTCCACCTCTCCAACGCCGTCCGCGATATCCACTACCAGGCCGAGGCCTTCGACCACCCGATCTGA
- a CDS encoding zinc-binding dehydrogenase, whose amino-acid sequence MVLRGRQLAIETVDVPRPGPGQVLARVRACGICGSDLHAAKYLDDMIEAARRSGSAQWDAAAEGAGIVMGHEFVAEVVEAGPGAEAWAPGTRVTSIPVLLDPASPTGMSAIGYSAKYPGAYGEYVLMSAPLLLRVPDTLPDTVAATTEPCAVGLHAVREARMQPGETALVMGAGPIGLMTLLWLKHEGVQHVAVSELSPERRALAGRLGADLVIDPRETPALEAIQAATGRPAPPVAFECIGVQGTLQQAMDLVDRMGRVIVVGVCMQEDRILPLVGINKQLTLKFVLGYTPAEYAEALQALGSGAIDTAPMITRTVTLDELPAAFDALADPRDCKVVLVPGQS is encoded by the coding sequence ATGGTGCTCCGCGGCAGGCAGCTCGCCATCGAAACCGTCGACGTCCCCCGTCCCGGGCCCGGCCAGGTGCTCGCACGCGTCCGCGCCTGCGGTATCTGCGGTTCCGACCTCCACGCCGCGAAGTACCTCGACGACATGATCGAAGCTGCCCGCCGCTCCGGCTCCGCCCAGTGGGACGCAGCAGCCGAGGGCGCCGGCATCGTCATGGGCCATGAGTTCGTCGCCGAGGTCGTCGAAGCCGGCCCCGGCGCCGAAGCCTGGGCGCCGGGCACCCGCGTGACCTCCATCCCCGTCCTCCTCGACCCTGCCTCCCCCACCGGCATGTCCGCCATTGGCTACAGCGCGAAGTACCCCGGCGCCTACGGCGAATACGTGCTCATGAGCGCGCCGCTCCTGCTCCGGGTGCCCGATACCCTGCCCGACACCGTCGCCGCAACGACCGAACCGTGCGCCGTCGGCCTCCACGCCGTCCGCGAGGCCCGCATGCAGCCCGGCGAAACGGCCCTCGTCATGGGCGCCGGCCCAATCGGCCTGATGACCCTCCTCTGGCTCAAGCACGAAGGCGTCCAGCACGTCGCCGTCTCCGAGCTCTCCCCCGAGCGCCGCGCCCTCGCCGGCCGCCTCGGCGCCGACCTCGTCATCGACCCCCGCGAAACCCCGGCCCTCGAGGCGATCCAGGCCGCCACCGGCCGCCCGGCGCCGCCCGTCGCCTTCGAGTGCATCGGCGTCCAGGGCACCCTCCAGCAGGCCATGGACCTCGTCGACCGCATGGGCCGCGTCATCGTCGTCGGCGTCTGCATGCAGGAAGACCGCATCCTGCCCCTCGTCGGCATCAACAAGCAGCTCACCCTCAAGTTCGTCCTCGGCTACACCCCCGCCGAGTACGCCGAAGCGCTCCAGGCGCTCGGCAGCGGCGCCATCGATACCGCCCCGATGATCACCCGGACCGTCACCCTCGACGAGCTCCCCGCCGCCTTCGACGCCCTCGCCGACCCCCGCGACTGCAAGGTCGTCCTCGTCCCCGGCCAGTCCTGA
- a CDS encoding sensor histidine kinase, which translates to MTEEWPPEPDAETLRRETMGAFAHEIRTPLTSIRMVMELAKRSADADGGLRLDRELAEMLAASVDDLQQLADDLQEMSRLERGKLALAPGPCDLAAAVSAAGELLGGSPAIEGEAPPAVEGPWDAGRLVRALAGLARSANRMGDGSGTVRLTCRVEPGQAVVEFASGRPGGEERPIAADAGFAFFRARQLVVAMGGSVHCERRDRFARVAAVLPLGGPGGRGGG; encoded by the coding sequence ATGACCGAGGAGTGGCCGCCGGAGCCGGATGCCGAGACGCTTCGCCGGGAGACGATGGGCGCGTTCGCGCATGAGATCCGGACCCCCTTGACGTCGATCCGGATGGTGATGGAGCTGGCGAAGCGGAGCGCCGACGCGGACGGCGGGTTGCGCCTCGACCGGGAGCTGGCGGAGATGCTGGCGGCCTCCGTGGACGACCTGCAGCAGCTGGCGGATGACCTGCAGGAGATGTCGCGGCTGGAGCGGGGGAAGCTGGCGCTGGCGCCGGGGCCGTGCGACCTGGCGGCGGCGGTGAGCGCGGCCGGGGAGCTGCTGGGCGGCTCGCCGGCAATCGAAGGCGAAGCGCCGCCGGCGGTGGAGGGGCCGTGGGATGCGGGGCGGCTGGTGCGGGCGCTGGCGGGGCTGGCGCGTTCAGCGAATCGGATGGGCGACGGGAGCGGCACGGTGCGGCTGACCTGCCGGGTGGAGCCGGGGCAGGCGGTGGTGGAGTTTGCGAGCGGCAGGCCGGGCGGCGAGGAGCGGCCGATCGCGGCGGACGCAGGATTTGCGTTTTTCCGGGCGCGACAGCTTGTCGTGGCCATGGGCGGCTCCGTACACTGCGAACGTCGCGACCGATTCGCCAGGGTAGCGGCAGTGCTGCCGCTGGGCGGGCCCGGAGGCCGTGGAGGTGGCTGA
- the cimA gene encoding citramalate synthase has translation MPTDRVQLYDTTLRDGSQMEGISLSVEDKIRITKKLDELGFEWIEGGFPGSNPKDAEYFRRLRDVKLRHAKVSAFGGTRKPNTTCETDANIQSMVAADTPGVTLVGKASLYQVTDILETTPEENLAMIADTVRYFKQLGKTVFFDAEHFFDGFYGDPDYSLQCLVTAARAGADALVLCDTNGGMTTRRMLQAIEAVQQRVKDVRLGIHLHNDAGLAVANSLHAVEAGVWQVQGCVNGYGERCGNADILTVAADLKLKYGIDVLDDEQLARLTEVANYVAELANMALNPQTPYVGASAFAHKAGYHVAGIIKDERAYQHVDPALVGNRSRVLVSELSGQRNLLMKLKEVGLDFLSQDEIKQLLELVKEREAQGYQYEGAEASFEMLVRRSLPGYRAPFELEDFVIVERRRVRKGDGANEMLAEAMVKLNINGETVHTAHEGNGPVNALDGAVRKALNPLFPQLERVKLVDYKVRILDSQSATGARVRVLIESTDGTRHWTTVGSSTDIIEASWLALADALEYALTTEG, from the coding sequence ATGCCCACCGACCGCGTTCAGCTGTATGACACGACGCTCCGCGACGGTTCCCAGATGGAGGGAATCTCGCTGTCGGTCGAGGACAAGATCCGGATTACGAAGAAGCTCGACGAGCTGGGCTTCGAGTGGATCGAGGGCGGCTTCCCGGGTTCGAACCCGAAAGACGCGGAGTACTTCCGGCGGCTGCGGGACGTGAAGCTGCGGCACGCGAAGGTTAGCGCCTTCGGCGGGACGCGGAAGCCGAACACGACGTGCGAGACGGACGCGAACATCCAGAGCATGGTCGCGGCGGATACGCCGGGCGTGACGCTGGTGGGGAAGGCGAGCCTCTACCAGGTGACGGACATCCTGGAGACGACGCCGGAAGAGAACCTGGCGATGATTGCGGACACGGTCCGCTACTTCAAGCAGCTCGGGAAGACGGTGTTCTTCGATGCCGAGCACTTCTTCGACGGGTTCTACGGCGACCCGGACTATTCGCTCCAGTGCCTCGTGACGGCGGCGCGGGCAGGGGCGGATGCGCTGGTGCTGTGCGACACGAACGGGGGGATGACGACGCGGCGGATGCTGCAGGCGATCGAGGCGGTGCAGCAGCGGGTGAAGGACGTGCGGCTGGGCATCCACCTGCACAACGACGCGGGGCTGGCGGTGGCGAACTCGCTGCACGCGGTCGAGGCGGGGGTCTGGCAGGTGCAGGGGTGCGTGAACGGCTACGGGGAGCGGTGCGGGAACGCGGACATCCTGACGGTGGCGGCGGACCTGAAACTGAAGTACGGCATCGACGTGCTGGACGACGAGCAGCTGGCGCGGCTGACGGAGGTGGCGAATTACGTGGCCGAGCTGGCGAACATGGCGCTCAACCCGCAGACGCCGTACGTGGGGGCCTCGGCGTTCGCGCACAAGGCGGGCTACCACGTGGCGGGCATCATCAAGGACGAGCGGGCGTACCAGCACGTGGACCCGGCGCTGGTGGGGAACCGGTCGCGGGTGCTGGTCTCGGAGCTTTCGGGCCAGCGGAACCTGCTGATGAAGCTGAAGGAGGTCGGGCTCGACTTCCTGTCGCAGGACGAGATCAAGCAGCTGCTCGAACTGGTGAAGGAGCGTGAGGCGCAGGGCTACCAGTACGAGGGGGCGGAGGCGAGCTTCGAGATGCTGGTGCGGCGGAGTCTGCCGGGCTACCGCGCGCCGTTCGAACTCGAGGACTTCGTGATTGTGGAGCGGCGGCGGGTGCGGAAGGGCGACGGCGCGAACGAGATGCTCGCCGAGGCGATGGTGAAGCTGAACATCAACGGGGAGACGGTCCACACGGCGCACGAGGGGAACGGCCCGGTGAACGCGCTCGACGGGGCGGTGCGGAAGGCGCTGAACCCGCTCTTTCCGCAGCTCGAGCGGGTGAAGCTGGTGGACTACAAGGTGCGGATTCTCGACAGCCAGTCGGCGACGGGGGCACGCGTGCGGGTGCTCATTGAGAGCACGGACGGGACGCGGCACTGGACGACGGTGGGCTCATCGACGGACATCATCGAGGCGAGCTGGCTCGCGCTGGCCGATGCGCTGGAGTACGCGCTGACGACCGAGGGGTGA
- the rplL gene encoding 50S ribosomal protein L7/L12 produces MASKVEEVLEIIKGMTILELRDLNKAIEEEFGITAAAPMVVAAGAAPAAGAAPAAAAEEEKTEFNVILKSFGDNKINVIKAIREVISGLGLKEAKDLVEAAPTKVKEGIGKEEAETIKKKLTEAGAVVEIE; encoded by the coding sequence ATGGCTTCGAAAGTCGAAGAAGTGCTGGAAATCATCAAGGGGATGACGATCCTCGAGCTGCGCGACCTGAACAAGGCGATCGAGGAGGAGTTCGGCATCACCGCGGCGGCGCCGATGGTGGTTGCGGCTGGCGCGGCGCCGGCGGCTGGTGCGGCCCCGGCGGCTGCGGCCGAGGAGGAGAAGACGGAGTTCAACGTCATCCTCAAGAGCTTCGGCGACAACAAGATCAACGTGATCAAGGCGATCCGCGAAGTGATCAGCGGCCTCGGCCTGAAGGAGGCGAAGGACCTCGTGGAGGCGGCGCCGACGAAGGTGAAGGAAGGCATCGGCAAGGAAGAGGCGGAGACGATCAAGAAGAAGCTGACCGAAGCCGGCGCGGTCGTCGAAATCGAGTAG
- a CDS encoding response regulator, whose product MKILLAEDERTISRLIRQVLTNNGHEVTWCASGREAVELLERERFDLVLLDLHLADGDGMRVVAAIEAASEPGPPVVLMTGEGVLDADDPRTRRVATILPKPFDLNELERAVNSFVA is encoded by the coding sequence ATGAAGATTCTGCTCGCGGAGGACGAGCGGACGATCTCTCGCCTGATTCGGCAGGTGCTGACGAATAACGGGCATGAGGTGACGTGGTGCGCCTCGGGGCGGGAGGCGGTGGAGCTGCTGGAGCGCGAGCGGTTCGACCTGGTGCTGCTGGACCTGCATCTTGCGGACGGCGACGGGATGCGGGTGGTCGCGGCGATCGAGGCGGCCTCGGAGCCGGGTCCGCCGGTGGTGCTGATGACGGGGGAAGGGGTGCTGGACGCGGACGACCCGCGTACGCGGCGGGTGGCGACCATCCTTCCGAAGCCGTTCGACCTGAACGAACTTGAGCGGGCGGTGAATTCGTTCGTGGCGTGA
- the rplJ gene encoding 50S ribosomal protein L10: MPTPRKVAMLAEVKDRMARASVAVSADYRGLTVAQITELRRALRPTGAEVKVVKNTLAAMAAKEAGRAEMAEIVKGPTAIVFGFEDPIGPVKAFTEHLRSKRLNIEVHGGWLEGRVLSRAEVESLATMPPKEQLIADVVSKLQSPLYQFSGLLQSTIRNFAGLIDARAKQLESA; the protein is encoded by the coding sequence ATGCCGACTCCACGGAAGGTCGCGATGCTCGCCGAGGTGAAGGACCGCATGGCGCGGGCCTCGGTTGCGGTGAGCGCCGACTATCGTGGGCTGACGGTCGCGCAGATCACGGAGTTGCGCCGGGCGCTCCGCCCGACGGGCGCAGAAGTGAAGGTCGTGAAGAACACGCTTGCGGCGATGGCGGCGAAGGAAGCCGGCCGGGCCGAGATGGCGGAGATCGTGAAGGGGCCGACGGCGATTGTCTTCGGCTTCGAGGACCCGATCGGGCCGGTGAAGGCGTTCACGGAGCACCTGCGCAGCAAGCGGCTGAACATCGAGGTGCACGGCGGCTGGCTGGAAGGCCGGGTGCTGAGCCGGGCCGAGGTGGAGAGCCTCGCGACGATGCCGCCGAAGGAGCAGCTCATTGCGGACGTGGTGAGCAAGCTGCAGTCGCCGCTCTACCAGTTCTCGGGGCTGCTGCAGTCGACGATTCGGAACTTCGCCGGGCTGATCGATGCCCGGGCCAAGCAGCTGGAATCGGCCTAG
- the holA gene encoding DNA polymerase III subunit delta has translation MILLLYGGDEAAIRRRLRELKEQADGGTGMLVHNFTEIDGRDAKPADVAAPAMAPPFLAPLRLVVVENLLARFEPRGGARGSRSAGAWAELPALLEKVPESSAVVFVGRPFLAEQQMRQVTDANPLVQLIKKVPGVQAEHYPALTKQQDRVRYIREEASIRGIRFRSGAPAREELQPGEEPPPETDPVAYLANTLGGNTLLIANELDKLALWAMGREVSVLDVMRVCAGEREPDHFRMVDALMDGDLGTALDLLRRRLALGESQQGILGAVFERYRSLGALAALLEEGASEEEIDRQLGNVARYQNLKQAAVQRARRHGTAAVREAFAILVEADRAHKTNEMDEDVALEVAFARLARLAPVRGPLAAGRRR, from the coding sequence GTGATCCTGCTGCTCTACGGAGGCGACGAGGCGGCCATCCGCCGGCGGCTGCGCGAACTGAAGGAGCAGGCCGACGGCGGGACGGGCATGCTCGTCCATAACTTCACGGAGATCGACGGGCGGGATGCGAAGCCGGCCGACGTGGCGGCGCCGGCGATGGCGCCGCCCTTTCTTGCGCCGCTGCGGCTGGTGGTGGTGGAGAACCTGCTGGCGCGGTTCGAGCCGCGGGGCGGGGCACGGGGTTCGCGCTCAGCCGGCGCGTGGGCGGAGCTGCCGGCGCTGCTGGAGAAGGTGCCGGAGTCCTCGGCGGTGGTATTCGTCGGGCGGCCGTTCCTTGCGGAGCAGCAGATGCGGCAGGTGACGGATGCGAACCCGCTGGTGCAGCTCATCAAGAAGGTGCCGGGCGTGCAGGCGGAGCACTATCCGGCGCTCACGAAGCAGCAGGACCGGGTGCGGTACATCCGGGAGGAGGCGAGCATCCGGGGGATCCGGTTCCGGAGCGGCGCGCCGGCGCGGGAGGAGTTGCAGCCCGGGGAGGAGCCGCCGCCCGAGACCGACCCGGTGGCGTACCTAGCGAATACGCTCGGCGGCAACACGCTGCTGATTGCGAACGAGCTGGACAAGCTCGCGCTCTGGGCGATGGGGCGGGAGGTTTCGGTGCTGGATGTGATGCGGGTGTGCGCGGGCGAGCGGGAGCCGGACCACTTCCGGATGGTGGATGCGCTGATGGACGGCGACCTGGGGACGGCGCTCGACCTGCTGCGGCGGCGGCTGGCCCTGGGGGAGTCGCAGCAGGGGATTCTCGGGGCGGTGTTCGAGCGGTACCGGTCGCTCGGGGCGCTGGCCGCGCTGCTGGAGGAAGGGGCAAGCGAGGAGGAGATCGACCGCCAGCTGGGGAATGTGGCGCGGTACCAGAACCTGAAGCAGGCGGCCGTGCAGCGGGCGCGGAGGCACGGCACGGCGGCGGTGCGGGAGGCGTTCGCCATCCTGGTGGAGGCGGACCGGGCGCACAAGACGAACGAGATGGACGAGGACGTGGCGCTGGAGGTGGCGTTTGCCCGGCTGGCGCGGCTGGCGCCGGTGCGGGGGCCGCTGGCTGCGGGGCGGCGGCGTTAG
- the lipA gene encoding lipoyl synthase, with translation MERATARPPWLKVRFPAGGRFGELLALMRESELHTVCEEARCPNIGECWGRGTATFMILGDTCTRSCGFCAVKTGRPGTLDTDEPRRVALAIQRMGLRHAVITSVNRDELPDGGARMFAETIRWGRRLSPGTTFEVLIPDFKGDEAALATVMAARPEILNHNTETVPRLYRTVRPQAVYERSLRVLRRAKELDPGALTKSGLMVGLGETREELLAVFRDLAANGVDILTVGQYLQPTPAHLPIVRYYEPREFEELKAEALAMGFRHVEAGPLVRSSYHAEEQAVAARDAGADAGMIPLTVRRADAPA, from the coding sequence ATGGAACGGGCGACGGCGCGGCCGCCGTGGCTAAAGGTCCGCTTCCCGGCCGGGGGCCGGTTCGGGGAGCTGCTGGCGCTGATGCGCGAGAGCGAACTGCACACGGTGTGCGAGGAGGCGCGCTGCCCGAACATCGGGGAGTGCTGGGGCCGGGGGACGGCGACGTTCATGATCCTCGGCGATACGTGCACCCGCTCCTGCGGGTTCTGCGCGGTGAAGACGGGCCGCCCGGGCACGCTCGACACGGACGAGCCGCGCAGGGTGGCGCTCGCCATCCAGCGGATGGGCCTGCGACACGCCGTCATCACGAGCGTGAACCGGGATGAGCTGCCGGACGGCGGCGCGCGGATGTTCGCGGAGACGATCCGGTGGGGGCGGCGGCTCTCGCCGGGCACGACGTTCGAGGTGCTGATCCCGGACTTCAAGGGGGACGAGGCGGCGCTCGCGACGGTGATGGCTGCGCGGCCCGAGATCCTGAACCACAACACGGAGACGGTGCCGCGGCTGTACCGCACGGTGCGGCCGCAGGCGGTCTACGAGCGGTCGCTGCGGGTGCTGCGGCGGGCGAAGGAGCTCGACCCGGGCGCGCTGACGAAGAGCGGGCTGATGGTCGGGCTGGGGGAAACCCGGGAGGAGCTGCTGGCGGTCTTCCGGGACCTCGCAGCGAACGGGGTGGACATCCTGACGGTCGGGCAGTACCTGCAGCCGACGCCGGCCCACCTGCCGATCGTGCGGTACTACGAGCCGCGGGAGTTCGAGGAGCTGAAGGCGGAGGCGCTGGCGATGGGATTCCGGCACGTGGAGGCGGGGCCGCTGGTGCGGAGCTCATACCACGCGGAAGAGCAGGCTGTGGCGGCGCGTGACGCTGGCGCGGATGCCGGTATGATTCCGCTGACAGTGCGGCGGGCGGACGCGCCGGCGTAA
- the rdgB gene encoding RdgB/HAM1 family non-canonical purine NTP pyrophosphatase, with translation MAKEPGSRRIVLATNNPGKVREFRRLLEPAGWAVLTPRELGVEFTVEEDGTSYAENAAKKAQACADATGMLALADDSGIEVDALGGGPGIYSARFGGPGLDDAGRTRLLLERLAGVPEGQRTARYRAVVALAWPRSAGRPPVTFEGVEEGRIGLEPRGERGFGYDPVFLVEDGRTQAELTDEEKDAISHRGKAVRAAIAWLEAEGEG, from the coding sequence GTGGCGAAGGAGCCAGGTTCGCGACGGATCGTGCTGGCGACGAACAACCCGGGGAAGGTGCGGGAGTTCCGGCGGCTGCTGGAGCCGGCCGGGTGGGCGGTGCTGACGCCGCGGGAGCTCGGGGTGGAGTTCACGGTGGAGGAGGACGGGACGAGCTACGCCGAGAACGCGGCGAAGAAGGCCCAGGCGTGCGCCGATGCGACGGGGATGCTGGCGCTGGCGGACGACTCGGGCATCGAGGTGGACGCGCTCGGGGGCGGACCGGGCATATACTCGGCGCGGTTCGGCGGGCCGGGGCTGGACGATGCGGGCAGGACGCGGCTGCTGCTCGAGCGGCTGGCGGGCGTGCCGGAGGGGCAGCGGACGGCGCGCTACCGGGCGGTGGTGGCGCTGGCGTGGCCGCGGTCGGCGGGCAGGCCGCCGGTCACGTTCGAGGGGGTGGAGGAGGGCCGGATCGGCCTCGAGCCGCGGGGCGAGCGAGGGTTTGGGTACGACCCGGTCTTCCTGGTGGAGGACGGGCGGACGCAGGCAGAGCTGACCGACGAGGAGAAGGACGCGATCAGCCACCGGGGCAAGGCCGTGCGGGCGGCCATCGCATGGCTGGAGGCGGAGGGCGAGGGGTGA
- a CDS encoding ABC transporter ATP-binding protein, which produces MAQPLLDVRGLSVEYRARDATVYAVSGVSFALQPGELLAIVGESGSGKSTVGLAIPRLLPAEAAITAGAISLAGTNLLALPDAELRSYRGRRIAMIFQDPVAGLNPVIDIGSQVAEILTSHLDLGRREARRQAVDLLYRVGLAEPERIARSYPFQLSGGMCQRVMIGIATALDPQLLIADEPTSALDVTVQAQILYQLERLRAERGTAVLLVTHDFGVVAQVADRVAVMYAGRIVEEGPVRDILRRPLHPYSHGLLATLPRVDGVRAHLHQIPGSPPEMTAPAARCPFLPRCSKALSRCREAPPPPLEPAGEGNRRVACYNPIWQDTAG; this is translated from the coding sequence ATGGCCCAACCGCTCCTCGATGTGCGCGGCCTCTCCGTCGAATACCGCGCCCGGGATGCCACCGTCTACGCCGTCTCCGGCGTCTCCTTCGCCCTCCAGCCCGGCGAACTCCTCGCCATCGTCGGCGAATCCGGCTCCGGCAAGTCCACCGTCGGTCTCGCCATTCCCCGCCTCCTGCCCGCCGAGGCCGCCATCACCGCCGGCGCCATCTCCCTCGCCGGGACCAACCTCCTCGCCCTCCCCGATGCCGAACTCCGCAGCTACCGCGGCCGCCGCATCGCCATGATCTTCCAGGACCCCGTCGCCGGCCTGAACCCCGTTATCGATATCGGCAGCCAGGTCGCCGAAATCCTCACCAGCCACCTCGACCTCGGCCGCAGGGAGGCCCGCCGCCAGGCCGTCGACCTCCTCTACCGCGTCGGTCTCGCTGAGCCCGAGCGCATCGCCCGCTCCTACCCCTTCCAGCTCTCCGGCGGCATGTGTCAGCGCGTCATGATCGGCATCGCCACCGCCCTCGACCCGCAGCTCCTCATCGCCGATGAGCCCACCAGCGCCCTCGATGTCACCGTCCAGGCCCAGATCCTCTACCAGCTCGAACGCCTCCGCGCCGAGCGCGGCACCGCCGTCCTCCTCGTCACCCACGACTTCGGCGTCGTCGCCCAGGTCGCCGACCGCGTCGCCGTCATGTACGCCGGCCGCATCGTCGAAGAAGGCCCCGTGCGCGACATCCTGCGCCGCCCGCTCCATCCGTACAGCCACGGCCTCCTCGCCACGCTTCCCCGCGTCGACGGCGTCCGGGCCCATCTCCACCAGATCCCCGGCAGCCCGCCCGAGATGACCGCACCCGCCGCCCGCTGCCCCTTCCTTCCCCGCTGCAGCAAAGCGCTCAGCCGCTGCCGTGAAGCGCCCCCGCCGCCCCTCGAGCCGGCCGGGGAGGGCAACCGCCGCGTCGCCTGCTACAACCCCATCTGGCAGGACACCGCCGGCTAA